In the Sarcophilus harrisii chromosome 1, mSarHar1.11, whole genome shotgun sequence genome, one interval contains:
- the LOC116420454 gene encoding uncharacterized protein LOC116420454 — MELQEQYRKFTGISNFGTESEILPVSRYPKEYNTIDRRRKKKVICNSFEDSERSQYDHRNLRSHDSISGAKVVSKSDIKNKFSEYASAEKYNFCHTEKKPLFYPILRPYKNGLLVKSGKCATKLESVEYDDSNCLKDCKKIISLEESKTNFTPVDIPEESDSSISDELHYSLVSPDELDKLSLLSFCPSNTCHYEEYLENSHVTNPAFSPQRLNCDANMHKENKGGHMKVLVQSPMEEPQEEYVDTMDELQCLVETVSEYLAEKEEEINKFSSLSNSKTKYKQNSTFDTVDQKPPVDQIPPLSSQETGKDSKVKTLPLPELTGVKNTVSSLFTSFTEKVGSGTKHLSASVEKLVNLVPEKTEISPQKESSSDSRTRASSVSSSLKIGGQIERDLSMYSPLPSQTSDDANDARRDITSENDCKTTKTVAPSLQDSPEPIRIQPNPSESTKKDSPSPEIQNSVMSSIFNMINPLKMFSEKEETKKVDQSILTTKVSHLTVDHESVQKEATLINDNNCSVVLDVNYKETISQTQIHPCEDLPSSGVTNELLDPVSSSYVKDNMRSLSEEQTCTHVPHLSSQQEICAKDISGVPCGSGGKNENQSVNEETSLPPLKPDKVSDDSFFLSPLKKSFTQFFLTSSESSLKEASFVSMEAHQSYVSESSAKKNRRSFSLSGKLHVPFLGSLGSFEKQQDLKENGSIFPSIFKFASTDNITTSSNQYCHGPPLAASKEPKSNCPEVSKNSSTKSDSIETISSLPDEFNDTQKIHQSNHNLENGNQYDKDTLGIPIAIPIVHNISNFSGRSENLNQKVKTSIVSDSSLVLNADFTKLTSVCESKDNAPEKSTSQDLLYGQLRFSSESLLSPQELNMKSESHYQRNSTSGLLSGIFKFVSDENVADGKPNEVKFKSLDFRKWLDVSRYSSFDEMPVNSDETTNQENHIVKQETSSNLTGFLSLPEKKDKSIQVSESLVDENSTRTNIPDKKNCSSSEYALSHSSPSAQQEVVKKSLSKEQFPRQIPEPKQQENSSELNSNLLRNTIICTSNYYQTFEETNCPLDFEWNSDLKDFSGDLNKIMQPIYYVLKQNTLPLAELFSCPQSDGSIVNLCQKDENTNILEWRTNPDGVDCSELPYESLDQLAFHEDYSVKESMWAANSLDGNCNNNFPLFEANKYLFEELPIDLSYSSGYNQTLWTLIDQESLGMDETFAFLNFDYKYHEWLSWLENGIWWPSENREYGHYVYSDGQYIYSLLTDSTGQYVYVYRPDSYFQEYLNYDFQMDSISNSMLDDNMISMCGFKVLLGSEDELLWCGKEKQLDDSINKPLDLSMALHRNDKLMNMNFETFSEMVEESIYCQNDQPLDFSGYKFKKFKVILGHEKEKAEYLEDILDLRSQPKRLDSWDLSGQTQIKEKNKRQFIGKDSLHENSDFHMQQASSKLAVPLVFPENTSTTPKDLPKKLPTNKMTSFFSTLGDLVEKTLNYDKNGSFETSALKKMDIQLQSTELPSDDFSSGLFAESSETMEETPKKDAKRQAISNILSSEITKNQNTHVKKESLRSASQLSQITPDVKPDGKGHKLITADPILTLFGSQSDKNEPKEFKLPKSQSSIEPEETLFKSALKLFGWGEDSSVTTAIDKTQTSGFFDFFKTQSNKDSSPNLASSSGKEEKAQSQEKRESTGISSLFGSLGDLFKVDVSPLQSTEKVSTPSGIDSQEIIMTSTDVMQPGSQDDNVLPSTTPISLSRKPKTRVLNKQATIHDNEPKESSIGEIQRKNSLGKGILGDQPLSSTPYVNHLEKLSKDSPLEHSGSLSLVTMEDSRDNQKSSDALNGINSNKQDVFFGMKGNFSTTANSPSNSKLPTSKSIFSFLTETEKPKKKAPDSSPHAKFQEGEGLFKLPSFFSSRGFSSKKSVSQSSSSFGFFDLSFWDEKQQNTVEKQNLGNVSPVTSQPSKLPCDFVATNNKKDRQEGLDGKIDISPMEALHEQKVATGTLLHDTIDIIPDVVKCNGETKTHSPDSPSLVQVVQLQKDSSYSLEHQAPENTLLVDTETTKPYLETPYEKEDLGQKSSTSNSLCNSFSYDIHMSENLNDLSDSTNIQKNESLTGDQLNLPKNLVKQSTNNDNLQQDLELAPFSNQPLNTLNSQSKPVEAPEGNSVLDSSSEIFSGFITKMKSFSGRMSESPKTFSGLFSPSQMAGGASQSPKKSSFFGLSSSTSSQTLTGDLFSIFKSPKPETHKQDSHFQVSSQLPDNCPREAVESVSQKEAKKEESSEALPLESAINDPERAGGIEKSEALTDGSRLRTEIEDNQTLLIEPKELELNASDSSISGHNDVMRTLPLNNARENGALQDTDVEHTFQTENISVTLEVETDPACITTQTPLLAQALNGVSEPCLSHTLEPISDLPIAQTSQDLLESCLNNELKTENTQDDQAKVNLCLLSLDSTTETKGQVEEQLEKCTVPEAKEETGQCHALKNLPTVPPETSHQKSRFDIPNMPNLPKFDFMSSAADRGKSFGSFFSPVSSSGNRVSTESGFMSGFKKFSVLFEGSNEEKGNAIDSGLKLGFGKKLDIPFLWQKENKESTAQGPPETLPLVSVIGSDQGQGTPETLPPVSVIGSDQGQGTPETLPPVSVIGSDQGHSQSRENMATVSLDVPGANVELVVSSSNQDIMQNAFIKDLAGPEVINSKQEMLVFEEHHQTGNILSSSMDLIEQEGKLCPKFEQLPQQKEKQEQEIVPDRGLLTNDDPSCKPQLTLKGIMESVTEKRPVFNRA; from the coding sequence ATGGAACTCCAAGAGCAATATAGAAAATTTACTGGCATATCAAATTTTGGTACTGAGTCAGAAATACTTCCTGTTTCCAGATACCCTAAGGAATATAATACCATagataggagaaggaaaaagaaagttatatgcAATAGTTTTGAAGACAGTGAAAGAAGCCAGTATGATCATAGAAACTTGAGATCTCATGATTCTATCTCAGGTGCTAAAGTAGTAAGTAAAtctgacattaaaaataaattctcagaATATGCTAGTGCTGAAAAATATAACTTTTGCCACACTGAAAAAAAACCCCTATTTTACCCTATTTTGCGCCCATATAAAAATGGGCTTTTAGTTAAAAGTGGCAAGTGTGCCACCAAGTTGGAAAGTGTTGAATATGATGATTCAAATTGTCTTAAAGATTGCAAGAAGATAATTAGTTTAGAAGAATCCAAAACTAATTTTACTCCAGTAGATATTCCTGAAGAATCTGATAGTAGCATTTCTGATGAACTGCATTATTCCCTTGTTTCACCAGATGAGCTGGATAAGCTGTCTTTACTTTCATTTTGTCCATCAAATACCTGCCATTATGAAGAGTATCTTGAAAACTCTCATGTAACAAATCCAGCTTTCTCTCCACAAAGGCTGAATTGTGACGCCAACATGCATAAAGAGAACAAGGGAGGTCACATGAAAGTGTTAGTGCAGTCTCCTATGGAGGAACCTCAGGAGGAATATGTTGATACCATGGATGAGTTACAGTGTTTAGTGGAAACAGTGTCTGAATATTTAgctgagaaggaagaagaaatcaataaatttagttctctttcaaactctaaaacaaaatataaacagaatagTACTTTTGATACTGTTGATCAGAAGCCACCAGTAGATCAAATACCACCTTTATCTTCACAGGAGACTGGCAAAGATAGCAAAGTCAAGACTCTTCCCCTCCCTGAGTTGACTGGAGTGAAAAACACAGTCAGCTCTTTGTTTACTTCATTCACTGAAAAGGTAGGCTCAGGCACAAAGCATCTCTCTGCTTCTGTGGAGAAGCTTGTTAACTTAGTTCCTGAGAAAACAGAAATCTCTCCCCAAAAGGAAAGTAGTTCAGATTCTAGGACTAGAGCCAGTTCAGTATCATCGAGCCTAAAAATAGGTGGCCAAATCGAAAGAGATCTTTCCATGTATTCTCCATTACCCTCTCAAACAAGTGACGATGCAAATGATGCCAGAAGGGACATAACCTCTGAAAATGATTGTAAAACCACTAAGACTGTGGCTCCAAGTCTTCAGGATTCACCAGAACCTATCAGAATCCAACCCAATCCATCAGAAAGTACTAAAAAGGACTCACCTTCCCCAGAGATTCAGAATTCAGTCATGAgttctatttttaatatgataaatccattaaagatgttttcagaaaaggaagaaacaaaaaaagttgaCCAGAGTATTCTAACAACAAAAGTAAGCCACTTAACAGTTGACCATGAGTCAGTACAAAAGGAAGCTACCTTAATAAATGACAATAATTGCAGTGTAGTGCTAGATGTGAATTATAAAGAGACTATTAGCCAGACCCAAATTCATCCATGTGAGGATTTGCCATCTTCAGGAGTAACCAATGAACTTCTAGACCCAGTTAGTTCTTCCTATGTGAAAGATAACATGAGGAGCCTTTCAGAAGAACAGACATGTACACATGTGCCTCACCTATCAAGTCAACAAGAAATATGTGCCAAAGATATATCAGGAGTTCCTTGTGGATCAGGtggtaaaaatgaaaatcaaagtgTAAATGAGGAGACTTCTTTACCACCTTTAAAGCCAGATAAAGTATCTGATGACAGTTTTTTTCTTAGCCccttaaaaaaatcctttactCAATTTTTTCTTACTTCCTCTGAATCATCTTTAAAAGAAGCTTCATTTGTATCTATGGAAGCTCACCAGTCTTACGTTTCAGAAAGCAGTGCAAAGAAAAATAGACGCTCATTTTCCTTAAGTGGGAAGCTACATGTTCCATTTTTAGGGTCTCTTGGTAGTTTTGAAAAGCAGCAGGatttaaaggaaaatggaagCATCTTTCCTTCTATATTTAAATTTGCTTCCACTGACAACATTACAACCTCTTCAAATCAGTATTGTCATGGTCCACCATTAGCTGCTTCTAAAGAACCTAAAAGCAATTGCCCAGAAGTTTCAAAAAATAGTTCAACAAAGTCCGATtccattgaaactatttccagtctTCCAGATGAGTTTAATGATACACAAAAAATCCACCAAAGTAATCACaatctagaaaatggaaatcaatATGATAAAGATACCTTGGGCATCCCTATAGCTATACCCATAGTAcacaatatttctaatttttcaggaagaagtgaaaatttaaatcaaaaagtaaaaacttCAATAGTATCAGATTCTTCATTAGTTTTAAATGCTGACTTCACAAAATTAACATCAGTTTGTGAAAGTAAAGATAATGCTCCTGAGAAAAGTACTAGTCAAGACCTACTTTATGGACAGCTAAGATTTTCTTCTGAAAGTTTACTCAGTCCACaagaattaaatatgaaaagTGAAAGTCATTATCAGAGAAATAGTACCTCAggtttgctttctggaatatttaAATTTGTATCAGATGAAAATGTGGCAGATGGTAAACCAAATGAGGTTAAGTTCAAGTCTTTAGATTTCAGAAAATGGTTAGATGTAAGTAGATATTCTAGCTTTGATGAAATGCCTGTGAACTCAGATGAGACTACCAATCAAGAGAATCATATTGTAAAGCAAGAAACTTCTAGCAATTTGACAGGCTTCTTATCTTTGcctgaaaagaaagataaaagcatACAAGTAAGTGAGTCTTTAGTAGATGAAAACTCTACAAGAACAAATATACCAGATAAAAAGAACTGCAGTTCTTCTGAGTATGCTCTTTCTCATAGTAGTCCTAGTGCTCAACAGGAAGTTGTGAAGAAATCTTTATCTAAGGAACAGTTTCCTCGGCAAATTCCTGAGccaaaacaacaagaaaattcaagtgaattgaattcaaatttactGAGGAATACAATTATCTGCACATCAAATTATTACCAGACTTTTGAGGAAACAAATTGTCCTTTGGATTTTGAATGGAATTCTGACTTGAAAGATTTCTCTGGAGATCTCAATAAAATCATGCAAccaatttattatgttttaaagcAAAATACCCTTCCATTAGCTGAGCTTTTCTCCTGCCCTCAATCAGATGGTTCAATAGttaatctttgccaaaaagatgaaaacacaaaTATATTAGAATGGAGAACAAATCCGGATGGTGTTGACTGCAGTGAGTTGCCATATGAATCACTTGACCAATTAGCATTTCACGAAGACTACTCAGTAAAAGAGAGTATGTGGGCAGCTAACTCATTGGATGGAAACTGTAATAATAATTTTCCACTTTTTgaagctaataagtatttgtttgAAGAATTGCCCATTGACTTAAGTTATTCTTCAGGTTATAACCAAACATTGTGGACTCTAATTGATCAAGAGTCCTTGGGAATGGATGaaacttttgcatttttaaattttgattacaAGTATCATGAATGGTTGTCATGGCTTGAAAATGGAATATGGTGGCCATCAGAGAATAGGGAATATGGACATTATGTGTACAGTGATGGCCAATATATCTATTCTCTGCTTACTGATTCTACTGGgcaatatgtatatgtatatagacctGATTCTTATTTTCAAGAGTATTTGAACTATGATTTCCAGATGGATTCTATATCAAATTCTATGTTAGATGATAACATGATATCTATGTGTGGCTTCAAAGTCCTTCTTGGTAGTGAAGATGAATTACTTTGGTGTGGTAAAGAGAAGCAATTAGATGACTCTATTAATAAGCCTCTTGATTTGTCTATGGCATTGCACAGAAATgataaattaatgaatatgaaTTTTGAAACCTTTTCAGAAATGGTTGAGGAATCTATATATTGTCAGAATGATCAGCCATTAGATTTTTCaggatataaatttaaaaagttcaaagtAATTTTaggacatgaaaaagaaaaagctgaatATCTTGAGGATATCCTTGATTTGAGAAGTCAACCCAAAAGACTTGATAGTTGGGATTTAAGTGGACAAActcagataaaagagaaaaataaaaggcaatttatAGGTAAAGATTCATTACATGAAAATTCTGATTTCCATATGCAACAGGCCTCTTCTAAACTAGCTGTACCTTTGGTTTTTCCTGAAAACACAAGCACAACCCCTAAAGATCTACCAAAGAAGTTGCCTACAAataaaatgacttcttttttttctactttgggTGATTTGGTGGAGAAGACTTTGAATTATGATAAAAATGGGTCCTTTGAGACTTCTGCcttgaaaaaaatggacatacaGTTACAATCAACTGAGTTACCAAGTGATGACTTTTCAAGTGGGTTATTTGCAGAGAGCTCAGAAACTATGGAAGAAACTCCTAAGAAGGATGCAAAGAGACAAGCCATTTCTAATATTCTAAGTTCAGAAATTACTAAAAATCAAAACACTCATGTGAAAAAGGAAAGTTTAAGATCAGCTTCACAATTAAGTCAAATAACTCCTGATGTTAAACCAGATGGAAAAGGGCATAAACTTATTACAGCTGATCCTATTCTAACCCTTTTTGGATCTCAGTCCGATAAAAATGAACCAAAAGAATTTAAACTTCCTAAGAGTCAATCTTCCATAGAACCAGAGGAAACGCTATTTAAAAGTGCATTGAAACTTTTTGGTTGGGGAGAAGATTCTTCTGTAACTACAGCAATAGATAAAACCCAGACATCTGGATTTTTTGACTTCTTTAAGACCCAGAGTAATAAGGATAGTTCACCAAACCTGGCAAGTAGTAGTGGTAAAGAAGAAAAGGCACAATCccaggaaaagagagaatctaCAGGTATTTCATCTCTCTTTGGTTCCCTTGGAGATCTCTTTAAAGTAGATGTGTCCCCTTTACAGTCAACTGAGAAAGTTTCCACTCCTTCAGGTATTGACAGCCAAGAAATCATCATGACAAGCACTGATGTCATGCAGCCAGGCAGCCAGGATGACAATGTACTTCCTTCTACTACGCCAatttctttatcaagaaaacctaaaactAGAGTCCTGAACAAACAGGCTACTATTCATGACAATGAGCCAAAGGAATCTTCAATTGGagagatccaaagaaagaatagTTTAGGAAAAGGCATCTTAGGAGATCAGCCACTGAGTTCAACTCCCTATGTTAATCatcttgaaaaattatccaaagaCTCTCCATTGGAACATAGTGGAAGTTTGTCTTTAGTGACTATGGAGGACTCGCGAGATAACCAGAAGTCTTCTGATGCATTGAATGGAATTAATTCAAACAAACAAGATGTGTTTTTTGGCATGAAAGGGAATTTTTCAACCACTGCAAACTCTCCATCAAATTCAAAGCTTCCAACTAgcaaaagtatattttcttttttgactgaaacagaaaaacctaaaaaaaaagcTCCTGACAGTAGCCCACATGCTAAATTTCAAGAAGGAGAAGGATTATTTAAactaccttccttcttttcctctaggGGTTTTAGCAGTAAGAAAAGTGTGTCTCAGAGTAGTTCCAGTTTTGGTTTCTTTGACTTGTCTTTTTGGGACGAAAAGCAGCAAAATACTGTTGAGAAACAAAACCTTGGCAACGTATCTCCTGTGACTTCTCAACCCTCTAAGCTGCCATGTGATTTTGTAGccaccaacaacaaaaaggacAGACAAGAAGGTTTAGATGGGAAAATAGATATCTCACCTATGGAGGCATTGCATGAGCAGAAAGTGGCTACTGGCACTCTTCTCCATGACACTATAGATATCATACCTGATGTGGTCAAGTGTAATGGAGAAACAAAAACCCATTCACCAGATTCTCCGTCTTTAGTTCAGGTTGTTCAGTTACAAAAAGACAGTTCTTATTCTCTAGAACATCAAGCACCAGAGAATACTTTACTTGTGGACACAGAAACCACAAAACCCTATTTGGAAACACCTTATGAAAAAGAAGATTTGGGTCAGAAAAGTTCTACTAGTAATTCCCTATGTAATTCCTTTTCATATGATATCCATATGTCTGAAAACCTAAATGATCTTAGTGATTCTACTAACATTCAAAAAAATGAGAGTTTAACAGGGGACCAATTAAATTTGCCTAAAAATTTAGTCAAGCAGTCAACTAATAATGATAACTTACAGCAAGACCTTGAGTTAGCCCCTTTCTCTAATCAGCCTTTGAATACATTGAATTCACAGAGCAAACCTGTAGAAGCCCCAGAAGGAAATTCAGTTTTGGATTCCTCATCAGAAATATTTTCAGGCTTCATAACTAAAATGAAATCTTTCTCTGGGAGAATGAGTGAATCTCCCAAAACATTCTCTGGACTTTTCTCCCCATCTCAAATGGCAGGAggagcttctcaatctccaaagaaaagttctttttttggtctttcatcTAGCACATCATCTCAGACTCTCACAGGAGACTTGTTTAGCATATTTAAAAGTCCCAAGCCAGAGACTCATAAGCAAGATTCACATTTCCAGGTGAGTTCCCAGCTTCCAGACAATTGTCCCAGAGAGGCTGTGGAATCAGTATCtcaaaaagaagccaaaaaagaagaaagctcaGAAGCTCTTCCTTTGGAATCAGCTATCAATGACCCTGAAAGGGCAGGAGGAATTGAAAAGTCAGAAGCTTTGACAGATGGCTCTAGATTGAGAACTGAAATAGAGGACAATCAAACTCTTCTCATTGAACCCAAAGAACTTGAGTTAAATGCTTCTGATTCTTCCATTTCAGGGCATAATGATGTAATGAGAACATTGCCTCTGAATAATGCAAGGGAGAATGGAGCATTGCAAGACACTGACGTAGAGCACACATTCCAGACAGAGAATATTTCAGTTACCTTAGAAGTGGAAACAGACCCTGCCTGTATAACCACCCAGACTCCTCTCCTAGCACAGGCTCTCAATGGAGTTTCTGAACCTTGTCTAAGTCATACTCTGGAGCCAATATCAGACCTGCCAATTGCTCAGACAAGTCAAGACTTATTGGAATCATgtttaaataatgaattaaaaactgaaaatactcAGGATGATCAGGCAAAAGTCAATTTGTGTCTGCTCAGCCTAGACAGCACAACAGAGACCAAAGGACAAGTGGAGGAGCAATTGGAGAAGTGTACTGTTCCagaagcaaaggaagaaactggCCAGTGCCATGCCCTGAAGAACCTACCCACTGTTCCCCCAGAAACAAGCCATCAAAAATCTAGATTTGACATTCCAAATATGCCTAATTTGCCAAAGTTTGATTTCATGTCCTCTGCTGCTGATCGTGGGAAATCATTtggctctttcttttctcctgtgTCCTCTTCTGGGAATAGAGTTTCAACAGAATCTGGTTTCATGTCAGGTTTTAagaaattttcagttttatttgaaGGAAGtaatgaggaaaaaggaaatgcaaTAGATAGCGGCTTAAAATTAGGATTTGGAAAGAAGCTGGACATTCCATTTCTGtggcaaaaagaaaacaaggagagTACTGCTCAGGGGCCTCCAGAGACTCTTCCTCTAGTTTCAGTAATAGGCAGTGATCAAGGCCAGGGGACTCCAGAGACCCTTCCTCCAGTTTCAGTAATAGGCAGTGATCAAGGACAAGGGACTCCAGAGACCCTGCCTCCAGTTTCAGTAATAGGCAGTGATCAGGGTCATAGCCAAAGTAGAGAAAATATGGCTACAGTGTCTCTTGATGTACCTGGAGCTAATGTTGAACTAGTTGTATCCTCCAGCAATCAGGACATCATGCAGAATGCATTCATCAAAGACCTTGCAGGGCCTGAAGTGATTAATAGCAAACAAGAAATGCTGGTATTTGAAGAGCATCATCAGACCGGGAATATCTTATCTTCCTCCATGGATCTCATAGAACAGGAAGGCAAACTTTGTCCCAAGTTTGAGCAGCTGCCTCAGCAGAAGGAAAAGCAAGAGCAAGAAATTGTGCCTGACAGAGGACTTCTTACTAATGATGACCCCTCATGCAAGCCCCAGCTGACACTGAAAGGAATCATGGAATCAGTGACTGAGAAAAGGCCTGTTTTCAACAGAGCATAA